Proteins encoded within one genomic window of Anopheles gambiae chromosome 3, idAnoGambNW_F1_1, whole genome shotgun sequence:
- the LOC1279247 gene encoding uncharacterized protein LOC1279247, translating into MIFPFGWNMDIRYPLLLTLIGMIDLVITLKDVRVSVPVAIRRGDNANLICHYDMEGAELYSVKWYKGKREFFRYTPKEIPALKSFVVAGLSVERPLSNGSHLTLVAVEPAATGKYSCEVSADLPSFDTMIVSSEMEVVDVPVTKPLITGIKQFYRIGDVVLGNCTSYNSKPAANLTWLLDDKKINASQMMQYPIYKDQRSGLDTSTLGLFFHLSHHFLGRSKLKFSCIAVIYDVYEQRVDRWIEDERPKLMAASASPVGLNPVNYVHSIYDQSSAASSYHHHDSSDFDNQNSDAYMTQIQGDMSSTASRAGGAERIILTLGALHPASRTAVAAVMQIVFSTLVALLSGGSVGQRPASCGRHRSIPSLVALV; encoded by the exons ATCTCGTCATCACGCTGAAGGACGTGCGCGTCAGTGTTCCGGTTGCCATCAGGCGGGGCGATAATGCAAATTTGATCTGCCATTACGACATGGAGGGCGCCGAGCTGTACTCCGTCAAGTGGTACAAGGGAAAGCGCGAGTTTTTCCGCTACACGCCGAAGGAAATTCCCGCACTGAAATCGTTCGTCGTCGCGGGCCTGTCGGTGGAG CGCCCCCTGTCGAACGGTAGCCATCTGACGCTGGTGGCGGTGGAGCCGGCAGCAACAGGCAAATACAGCTGCGAAGTGTCTGCCGATCTACCGTCGTTCGATACGATGATCGTGTCCAGCGAGATGGAAGTTGTTG ACGTCCCTGTTACAAAGCCGCTAATTACGGGCATCAAACAGTTCTACCGAATAGGTGACGTGGTGCTGGGCAACTGCACGTCCTACAACTCGAAACCGGCAGCCAATCTTACCTGGCTGCTAGACGACAAAAAG ATCAATGCGTCGCAAATGATGCAGTACCCGATCTACAAGGACCAGCGGAGCGGACTTGACACATCCACCCTTGGGCTATTTTTTCATCTCTCCCATCACTTTCTCGGACGGAGTAAACTCAAA TTTAGCTGCATTGCTGTAATCTACGACGTGTACGAGCAGCGCGTCGATCGGTGGATCGAGGACGAACGACCAAAGCTGATGGCGGCATCGGCTTCTCCGGTTGGGCTCAATCCAGTCAACTATGTACACTCGATCTACGACCAGTCGTCGGCAGCATCTTCCTACCACCATCACGATAGCAGCGATTTTGACAATCAAAACAGTGATGCCTACATGACGCAAATACAAG GAGACATGTCATCTACAGCATCCAGAGCGGGTGGTGCGGAGCGAATAATCCTTACGCTCGGTGCTCTGCATCCAGCCAGCCGGACAGCAGTGGCAGCGGTTATGCAAATAGTGTTTTCGACCCTGGTGGCACTTCTTTCCGGTGGCAGTGTAGGTCAACGGCCGGCGTCTTGTGGTCGGCACCGGTCCATCCCTTCCCTCGTGGCGTTGGTTTGA